The Toxoplasma gondii ME49 chromosome XII, whole genome shotgun sequence genome includes a region encoding these proteins:
- a CDS encoding hypothetical protein (encoded by transcript TGME49_278470): MRFLSIFAPAEPKAERPPPRSFSPPQPSASSASSPPPSSSFSSSAFGASSTQTCACFSLYLHDKRVVQEQMFLERHVDAYHLVACLLDRYPPHLIQNDADLVEVLYRFELTARAYRLLEQDTCAANLRRKPTHFSQLVQKFSFRPSSSSAFSSSGESRDGVEDGNVLSVTQESAEGTRGGEKREQSEENCFHAHREKSVSLACRSPDCALRQFCERDQSSECNCGHQLRDLRLRGIESRAQREGDRASTPATHQSITENEEKEDEEDSSLCVGDFPVLPGTLLERVMQQPLHPLVTGRKPNAWHHAVEEEDMRVFVRNYADNRELLTFRIEGDVEAPLEAILSVLNEVDLFKTWVPYFSRPVKLGLRDVVGTSLGRVDQLVQFHVDFPWPLSNRDALFEVWAVDDFERNSQIAVKMTTLDHESPSPRHRVPVTQPAEGVERMCVDGNLVIIPRGSNASFLRLLWHTNCRMHVPMKMVEFVSKIFSRGAFSAFQSACKAAMTGEHEARRTKNRFLYGFIEDRLRDVGLIGGTIKIPAGPEVSGEQTTDTEFHGESAARRQEEDDDDEFFDPEEDDDGDSRCPAHRAPKSLSCL, from the exons atgcgtttcctctccatcttcgcTCCTGCCGAGCCAAAGGCGGAGCGTCCTCCTCCGcggtctttttctcctcctcaaccttctgcttcctccgcttcttcacctccaccctcttcttccttctcttcgtcggcttTTGGAGCTTCCTCGACTCAAACCTGTGCATGTTTTTCCTTGTATTTGCATGACAAGCGCGTCGTTCAAGAGCAGATGTTCCTCGAACGCCATGTCGACGCGTACCATCTCGTAGCTTGTCTGTTGGATCGCTATCCTCCGCATTTGATTCAGAACGACGCGGACTTGGTCGAAGTTCTCTACCGCTTCGAACTCACCGCCAGGGCGTACCGCCTCCTCGAGCAAGACACCTGCGCGGCAAACCTCAGACGCAAACCGACTCACTTCTCTCAACTGGTCCAAAAGTTCTCCTTCCGGCCTTCTTCATCCtcggccttctcttcttctggagaGTCTCGAGACGGTGTCGAGGATGGAAATGTGTTGAGTGTAACTCAGGAGAGCGCTGAAGGTACAcgaggaggggagaagagagaacagagcgaGGAAAATTGCTTTCATGCCCATCGCGAGAAGAGCGTCTCCCTGGCATGTCGATCGCCAGACTGTGCGCTCCGACAGTTCTGCGAGCGCGACCAGTCCAGCGAGTGCAACTGCGGGCACCAGCTGAGAGACTTGCGGCTTCGAGGCATCGAATCGcgcgcgcagagagagggagaccgCGCATCCACTCCTGCAACGCATCAAAGCATtacagaaaacgaggagaaggaggacgaggaagacagctCACTCTGCGTCGGTGACTTTCCAGTTCTCCCGGGGACGCTCCTCGAGCGAGTGATGCAGCAGCCCCTCCACCCTCTCGTCACAGGACGAAAGCCAAATGCTTG GCATCACGCcgtggaggaagaggacatGCGCGTTTTCGTCAGGAACTACGCGGATAATCGAGAGCTGTTAACATTTCGGATCGAGGGCGACGTCGAGGCGCCGCTCGAGGCGATTCTCTCTGTGCTCAACGAAGTCGATCTCTTCAAAACCTGGGTGCCCTACTTTTCGCGTCCAGTCAA ACTCGGACTCCGAGACGTCGTCGGGACTTCCTTGGGCCGCGTCGACCAGCTGGTTCAGTTCCACGTCGACTTCCCCTGGCCGCTGTCGAACAG AGACGCTCTCTTTGAGGTCTGGGCGGTCGACGACTTCGAGAGAAATTCGCAGATTGCCGTGAAAATGACGACCCTCGACCATGAGTCTCCGAGTCCCCGACATCGAGTT ccAGTCACACAGCCTGCAGAGGGCGTGGAGCGCATGTGCGTCGACGGAAACCTTGTGATCATTCCTCGAGGCAGCAACgcctcgtttcttcgcctcctgtgGCACACGAACTGTCGCATGCACGTCCCCATGAAAATGGTGGAATTTGTCTCCAA GATTTTTTCGCGGGGGGCGTTCAGTGCTTTTcagagtgcatgcaaggcAGCCATGACGGGCGAGCATGAGGCGAGGCGAACGAAAAATCGGTTTCTCTACGGTTTCATTGAAGATCGGCTGAGGGACGTCGGACTTATCGGGGGGACCATAAAGATCCCTGCCGGCCCGGAAGTGTCTGGAGAGCAG